Proteins found in one Streptomyces sp. NBC_00461 genomic segment:
- a CDS encoding bifunctional metallophosphatase/5'-nucleotidase, which produces MPVSPMNRREFVQKSAVTGAAVAAAGAVGTGSAEAADRSMPGKPGKKAPKTWSFSILGTTDLHSHVFDWDYYLDKAYSDKAGNSVGVARVATLIKQQRAAKGEEHVLLVDAGDIIQGTSLAYYFARVDPITGKDGKKGPRHPMAVAMNHMRYDAAALGNHEFNYGIEVLRKFEQQCHFPLLGANALDAKTLRPAFAPYTVKRICVPGAPDIKVGILGLTNPGIALWDKDNVAGKMVFPGLVEQAKKYVPRLRALGCDVVFLTDHSGLDGSTSYGDALPYVENASNLVAEQVPGIDAILVGHTHVEVPSYTVKNEETGADVLLSEPYCWGYRLSVFDFELELHHGQWKVTKKTAQTLNPNTVDEDPEVKKLLQADHELVVKYVNTAVGTCTQDLSGAEACWKDVPIMDFIHQVQMDTVKAGLSTSDAALPLISVAAPFSRTADIPAGSVTIKDIAGLYIYDNTLYGKKLTGAQLKDYLEFAAKYYHQVPVGTKVDTATVTNANSFWDYMYDTAAGVSYDIDIAQAEGSRIKNLTYKGAAVADDQVFVVAVNNYRANGGSGYPHIATADIAYSSTNEIRQLMIDYVTAKGALDPADFASTNWKLTQDGTAVF; this is translated from the coding sequence ATGCCCGTCAGTCCGATGAACCGCCGGGAGTTCGTGCAGAAGTCGGCCGTCACCGGTGCCGCAGTCGCCGCCGCGGGAGCGGTCGGCACCGGCAGCGCCGAGGCCGCCGACCGCAGCATGCCCGGCAAGCCCGGGAAGAAGGCGCCCAAGACCTGGTCGTTCTCCATCCTGGGCACCACCGACCTGCACAGCCACGTCTTCGACTGGGACTACTACCTGGACAAGGCCTACAGCGACAAGGCCGGCAACTCCGTCGGCGTCGCGCGCGTCGCCACCCTCATCAAGCAGCAGCGCGCGGCCAAGGGCGAGGAGCACGTCCTGCTCGTCGACGCCGGCGACATCATCCAGGGCACCTCGCTCGCCTACTACTTCGCCCGCGTCGACCCGATCACGGGCAAGGACGGCAAGAAGGGGCCGCGGCACCCCATGGCCGTCGCCATGAACCACATGCGCTACGACGCCGCCGCGCTCGGCAACCACGAGTTCAACTACGGCATCGAGGTGCTGCGGAAGTTCGAGCAGCAGTGTCACTTCCCGCTGCTGGGCGCGAACGCGCTGGACGCAAAGACCCTGCGCCCCGCCTTCGCCCCGTACACCGTGAAGCGGATCTGCGTGCCGGGCGCGCCCGACATCAAGGTCGGCATCCTCGGGCTCACCAACCCCGGCATCGCGCTGTGGGACAAGGACAACGTCGCCGGCAAGATGGTGTTCCCCGGCCTGGTCGAGCAGGCGAAGAAGTACGTGCCGAGGCTGCGCGCGCTCGGCTGTGACGTCGTCTTCCTGACGGACCACTCCGGGCTCGACGGATCGACCTCGTACGGTGACGCGCTCCCGTACGTGGAGAACGCCTCCAACCTCGTCGCCGAGCAGGTGCCCGGCATCGACGCGATCCTGGTCGGCCACACGCACGTCGAGGTGCCCTCGTACACCGTGAAGAACGAGGAGACCGGCGCGGACGTCCTGCTCTCCGAGCCGTACTGCTGGGGCTACCGGCTCAGCGTCTTCGACTTCGAGCTCGAACTGCACCACGGGCAGTGGAAGGTGACGAAGAAGACGGCCCAGACCCTCAACCCGAACACCGTGGACGAGGACCCGGAGGTCAAGAAGCTCCTCCAGGCCGACCACGAGCTGGTCGTGAAGTACGTCAACACGGCCGTCGGCACCTGCACCCAGGACCTCTCGGGGGCGGAGGCCTGCTGGAAGGACGTGCCGATCATGGACTTCATCCACCAGGTCCAGATGGACACGGTGAAGGCGGGCCTGTCGACGAGCGATGCCGCGCTGCCGCTGATCTCCGTCGCCGCGCCCTTCAGCCGGACCGCCGACATCCCGGCGGGCAGCGTCACGATCAAGGACATCGCCGGCCTCTACATCTACGACAACACCCTGTACGGCAAGAAGCTCACCGGCGCCCAGCTCAAGGACTACCTGGAGTTCGCGGCGAAGTACTACCACCAGGTGCCGGTCGGCACGAAGGTCGACACCGCCACGGTGACGAACGCCAACAGCTTCTGGGACTACATGTACGACACGGCCGCCGGCGTCTCGTACGACATCGACATCGCGCAGGCGGAGGGTTCGCGGATCAAGAACCTGACGTACAAGGGCGCGGCCGTCGCCGACGACCAGGTCTTCGTCGTGGCGGTCAACAACTACCGGGCGAACGGCGGATCCGGCTACCCGCACATCGCGACGGCCGACATCGCGTACAGCTCGACCAACGAGATCCGCCAGCTGATGATCGACTACGTCACCGCCAAGGGCGCCCTGGACCCGGCGGACTTCGCGTCCACCAACTGGAAGCTGACGCAGGACGGGACGGCGGTGTTCTAG
- a CDS encoding TetR/AcrR family transcriptional regulator translates to MSGSPHLQAPPGMATVYRATLDALAVYGPRRVGVTHIARLAGTNRPFLYRNWASPRVLLRDATLHELTRLLDTAREVPGPLPPPRCCAVRVVVRAARLLREHPVVGAMARTEPALTYAAILCLTTVWHQKAWHWLGEHVTGHLPRGSEQDTVTLSVLTAAMPYALIPSQSSPDPAVERAAIDRRLSQVVHACLGLPPACSDCAAAGTPCPGGGPGSPTAAPPPRFSP, encoded by the coding sequence ATGAGCGGATCCCCACACCTCCAGGCGCCGCCCGGGATGGCCACCGTGTACCGCGCGACTCTGGACGCGCTGGCCGTGTACGGCCCCCGGCGCGTCGGCGTGACGCACATCGCCCGGCTGGCCGGCACCAACCGCCCGTTCCTCTACCGGAACTGGGCCAGTCCCCGGGTTCTGCTTCGGGATGCCACGCTGCACGAGCTGACACGCCTGCTGGACACGGCCCGGGAGGTGCCGGGCCCGCTGCCGCCACCACGGTGTTGCGCGGTTCGCGTCGTGGTGCGAGCGGCCCGGCTGCTGCGGGAGCACCCGGTCGTAGGAGCCATGGCGCGGACCGAGCCGGCGCTGACGTACGCCGCCATCCTTTGTCTGACCACCGTGTGGCACCAAAAAGCCTGGCACTGGCTGGGTGAGCATGTGACCGGCCATCTGCCGCGGGGCAGCGAGCAGGACACGGTCACGCTCTCCGTGCTGACGGCAGCGATGCCGTATGCGCTCATCCCGTCGCAGAGTTCGCCGGATCCCGCCGTTGAACGAGCGGCCATCGACCGGAGGTTGAGCCAGGTCGTGCACGCCTGCCTCGGCCTGCCGCCCGCCTGCTCCGACTGCGCAGCCGCCGGGACACCATGCCCCGGCGGCGGGCCCGGCTCGCCAACTGCCGCACCGCCGCCGAGGTTTTCGCCCTAG